In a single window of the Gemmatimonadota bacterium genome:
- the rpoC gene encoding DNA-directed RNA polymerase subunit beta', with protein MIDFRSGREPKSSSFDYISIRIASPEEIRGPRDPKERERLELQGSRYWWSWGEVTKPETINYRSFKPEKDGLFCERIFGPVKDWECHCGKYKRIRYRGVICDRCGVEVTLSKVRRERMGHIELSVPVAHIWFFKTLPSPMGNLIDITLKELERVLYYSSYIVLDPGKQEVEEKQLLDEDEYLALRMKARDENDAAFRAEIGAPAVRELLRRLDIKLVAEQLRASVSTETSQHRKKQMLKRLKIVDAFLGSGDNGEDPNDPTWMIMDVIPVIPPDLRPLVPLDGGRFATSDLNDLYRRVINRNNRLQKLIQHKAPEVILRNEKRMLQEAVDALFDNGRRSKAIRGRGKRPLKSLSDMLKGKQGRFRQNLLGKRVDYSGRSVIVVGPELRLHQCGLPKTMAVELFKPFIIHKLVEKGIAETVKRAKKIVERESPEVYEILEEIIQDHPVLLNRAPTLHRLGIQAFEPKLVEGKAIRIHPLVCAAFNADFDGDQMAVHVPLSFEAQLEARLLMVSSNNILKPSDGRPVAEPSQDMVLGSYFLTKLPPHFEEKMRVPASKLDAVKAELWKDAPYYAAIAELEMALLHGTIRHQTAIYYWFIPPAESEDARPRWVKTTAGRVLFNNILPRRVVAELGFRDELMKKKQLSEMVLQSYRRAGLRETVDFLDRLKRFGFEFATGGGISIGIEDLEIPGEKQELLAEAQKRVERFQKAYNTGQITFGERYNKVIDAWTHANNDVAEAMLTAMRKSRGGYNPVYMMYDSGSRGSRDQIRQLAGMRGLMAKPQKKLTGGIGEIIESPIKSNFREGLTVLEYFISTHGARKGLADTALKTADAGYLTRRLCDVAQDVTITEEDCGTVMGLEMSPLKEGEDIIEPLRDRILGTVAADDVTDPHVLDEFGDARLLVQAGELIDEEIAQQIDDSGIEKVKIRSVLTCESKRGVCRMCYGRNLATMEMVDLGEAVGILAAQSIGEPGTQLTLRTFHIGGTSSRIAEEAERRARTDGLVTYTDDLEWADVPVEYEDGIRTTVRIALTRETESATEETKAGIVLVDPKDPKRALNRYPVPEGAFLQIKEGDLASKGDNDKRASILYTWDPYNDPSIIKVDGELRWKDLVPGVTLREELDEGTGLRSIVVVTDPDRELHPSVLVYQVNRKDPQEYTLAEGSRIILGSPTDPVTRALDLPPEANPWSEHFKVTEHPINVAWPSKSKKESKDKTVFLSEPVKISKGVTITKIPRQAYKTRDITGGLPRIAELFEARRPKDPATMAEIDGMVKFGEIKRGKREIYVYPLAPDGTIPEAAEARLYEVPAGKHLRVHEGDRVRAGDRLTEGPVSPHEILQIKGPRAVQEYLLNEVQEVYRLQGVRINDKHIGVIVRQMLQKVRVTDPGETSFLDGETVDRLTYRDENERVMKKKGDPANAEPVLLGITKASLTTQSFISAASFQETTRILTDAAIRGAKDDLKGLKENIIIGHLIPAGTGHYRYVDLEIQPPAGFEPPPPVEVVEEAPVPDVALLIGDEIEV; from the coding sequence ATGATCGACTTCCGCAGCGGACGCGAGCCCAAGAGCTCGAGCTTCGACTACATCAGCATCCGGATCGCGAGCCCCGAGGAAATCCGGGGCCCGCGCGATCCCAAGGAGCGCGAGCGCCTGGAACTCCAGGGGTCGCGCTACTGGTGGTCGTGGGGCGAGGTCACCAAGCCCGAGACCATCAACTACCGCTCGTTCAAGCCGGAAAAGGACGGCCTGTTCTGCGAGCGCATCTTCGGCCCGGTCAAGGACTGGGAATGCCATTGCGGCAAGTACAAGCGGATCCGCTATCGCGGCGTGATCTGCGACCGCTGCGGCGTCGAGGTGACGCTGTCGAAGGTGCGCCGGGAGCGGATGGGCCACATCGAGCTCTCCGTGCCGGTCGCGCACATCTGGTTCTTCAAGACGCTGCCGTCGCCGATGGGCAACCTGATCGACATCACGCTCAAGGAGCTCGAGCGCGTCCTGTACTATTCGAGCTACATCGTCCTCGATCCGGGCAAGCAGGAAGTCGAGGAGAAGCAGCTGCTCGACGAGGACGAGTACCTCGCGCTGCGCATGAAGGCGCGCGACGAGAATGACGCGGCCTTCCGCGCCGAGATCGGCGCGCCGGCCGTGCGCGAGCTCCTCCGTCGCCTCGACATCAAGCTGGTCGCGGAGCAGCTCCGCGCCTCGGTCTCCACCGAGACGTCGCAGCACCGCAAGAAGCAGATGCTCAAGCGCCTGAAGATCGTCGACGCCTTCCTGGGGTCGGGCGACAACGGCGAGGATCCGAACGATCCGACGTGGATGATCATGGACGTCATCCCGGTGATTCCGCCCGACCTGCGGCCGCTGGTGCCGCTTGACGGCGGGCGCTTCGCCACGTCCGACCTGAACGACCTGTACCGGCGCGTGATCAACCGGAACAACCGCCTGCAGAAGCTGATCCAGCACAAGGCGCCGGAAGTCATCCTCCGGAACGAGAAGCGCATGCTGCAGGAGGCCGTCGACGCGCTGTTCGACAACGGCCGCCGCAGCAAGGCGATCCGCGGCCGCGGCAAGCGCCCGCTGAAGTCGCTGTCCGACATGCTCAAGGGCAAGCAGGGCCGCTTCCGGCAGAACCTGCTCGGCAAGCGCGTCGACTACTCCGGCCGGTCGGTCATCGTCGTCGGTCCGGAACTCCGCCTGCACCAGTGCGGCCTCCCGAAGACGATGGCCGTGGAACTCTTCAAGCCCTTCATCATCCACAAGTTGGTGGAGAAGGGGATTGCGGAGACGGTGAAGCGCGCCAAGAAGATCGTCGAGCGTGAGAGCCCCGAGGTGTACGAGATCCTCGAGGAGATCATTCAGGACCATCCGGTGCTGCTCAACCGCGCCCCGACGCTGCACCGCCTCGGCATCCAGGCGTTCGAGCCGAAGCTGGTCGAGGGCAAGGCGATCCGGATTCACCCGCTCGTCTGCGCGGCGTTCAACGCCGACTTCGACGGCGACCAGATGGCCGTGCACGTGCCGCTCTCGTTCGAGGCGCAGCTCGAGGCACGCCTCCTGATGGTGTCGTCGAACAACATCCTGAAGCCGTCCGACGGCCGCCCGGTGGCGGAACCGTCGCAGGACATGGTGCTGGGGTCGTACTTCCTCACCAAGCTCCCGCCGCACTTCGAGGAGAAGATGCGGGTGCCCGCCAGCAAGCTCGACGCCGTCAAGGCCGAGCTCTGGAAGGACGCGCCGTACTACGCCGCCATCGCGGAACTCGAGATGGCGCTGCTGCACGGCACCATCCGGCACCAGACGGCGATCTACTACTGGTTCATCCCGCCGGCCGAGTCCGAGGATGCACGGCCGCGCTGGGTCAAGACGACCGCGGGCCGGGTGCTGTTCAACAACATCCTGCCGCGTCGCGTGGTGGCCGAGCTCGGCTTCCGTGACGAGCTGATGAAGAAGAAGCAGCTCTCCGAGATGGTGCTGCAGAGCTACCGGCGTGCCGGGCTCCGCGAGACGGTGGACTTCCTCGACCGCCTCAAGCGGTTCGGGTTCGAGTTCGCCACGGGCGGCGGCATCTCCATCGGCATCGAGGACCTCGAGATCCCGGGCGAGAAGCAGGAGCTGCTCGCCGAGGCGCAGAAGCGCGTCGAGCGGTTCCAGAAGGCGTACAACACGGGCCAGATCACCTTCGGCGAGCGCTACAACAAGGTCATCGACGCCTGGACGCACGCCAACAACGACGTCGCCGAGGCGATGCTCACCGCGATGCGGAAGTCGCGCGGCGGGTACAACCCGGTGTACATGATGTACGACTCCGGCTCCCGCGGATCGCGCGACCAGATCCGGCAGCTGGCCGGCATGCGCGGCCTGATGGCGAAGCCGCAGAAGAAGCTGACCGGCGGCATCGGCGAAATCATCGAATCGCCGATCAAGTCGAACTTCCGCGAAGGCCTCACGGTGCTCGAGTACTTCATCTCGACCCACGGCGCGCGGAAGGGTCTGGCCGACACCGCCCTGAAGACGGCCGACGCCGGCTACCTGACCCGCCGCCTCTGCGACGTGGCGCAGGACGTCACGATCACCGAAGAGGATTGCGGCACGGTGATGGGGCTGGAGATGTCGCCGCTCAAGGAAGGCGAGGACATCATCGAGCCGTTGCGTGACCGGATTCTCGGCACGGTCGCGGCCGACGACGTCACCGATCCGCACGTGCTCGACGAGTTCGGCGATGCCCGTCTCCTGGTCCAGGCCGGCGAGCTCATCGACGAGGAGATCGCGCAGCAGATCGACGACTCCGGGATCGAGAAGGTCAAGATCCGCTCCGTGCTCACCTGCGAGTCGAAGCGCGGCGTCTGCCGGATGTGCTACGGCCGCAACCTGGCCACCATGGAAATGGTGGACCTGGGCGAGGCGGTCGGCATTCTCGCGGCGCAGTCCATCGGCGAGCCGGGCACGCAGCTGACCCTGCGGACGTTCCACATCGGCGGCACCTCGTCGCGCATCGCCGAAGAGGCGGAGCGTCGCGCGCGGACCGACGGCCTGGTCACCTACACGGACGACCTCGAGTGGGCGGACGTGCCGGTCGAGTACGAGGATGGCATCCGGACCACGGTCCGCATCGCCCTCACGCGCGAGACCGAGTCGGCCACGGAAGAGACCAAGGCGGGCATCGTCCTGGTCGATCCGAAGGATCCGAAGCGCGCGCTCAATCGCTACCCGGTGCCCGAAGGCGCCTTCCTGCAGATCAAGGAAGGGGACCTGGCATCGAAGGGCGACAACGACAAGCGGGCGTCGATCCTGTACACGTGGGACCCGTACAACGACCCGAGCATCATCAAGGTCGACGGCGAGCTCCGGTGGAAGGACCTGGTGCCGGGCGTCACGCTCCGCGAGGAGCTGGACGAAGGCACCGGCCTGCGCTCGATCGTCGTCGTGACCGATCCGGATCGCGAGCTCCATCCGTCCGTCCTGGTGTACCAGGTCAACCGGAAGGACCCGCAGGAATACACCCTGGCCGAAGGGTCGCGCATCATCCTCGGCTCGCCGACGGACCCGGTCACCCGGGCCCTCGACCTGCCGCCGGAAGCGAACCCGTGGTCGGAGCACTTCAAGGTCACCGAGCACCCGATCAACGTCGCGTGGCCGAGCAAGTCGAAGAAGGAGAGCAAGGACAAGACGGTCTTCCTCTCCGAGCCGGTGAAGATCAGCAAGGGTGTCACGATCACCAAGATTCCGCGTCAGGCCTACAAGACGCGCGACATCACCGGTGGTCTGCCGCGGATCGCCGAGCTCTTCGAGGCGCGTCGTCCGAAGGATCCGGCGACGATGGCCGAGATCGACGGCATGGTGAAGTTCGGCGAGATCAAGCGCGGCAAGCGCGAGATCTACGTCTATCCGCTGGCGCCGGACGGGACGATTCCGGAAGCGGCCGAGGCGCGTCTGTACGAAGTGCCGGCCGGCAAGCACCTCCGGGTGCACGAGGGCGACCGCGTGCGCGCGGGTGACCGCCTGACCGAGGGCCCGGTGTCGCCGCACGAGATCCTGCAGATCAAGGGTCCGCGCGCGGTGCAGGAATACCTGTTGAACGAGGTCCAGGAGGTCTACCGACTCCAGGGCGTGCGAATCAACGACAAGCACATCGGCGTCATCGTCCGGCAGATGCTGCAGAAGGTGCGCGTCACCGATCCGGGCGAGACCTCGTTCCTCGACGGCGAGACGGTGGATCGTCTCACCTACCGCGACGAGAACGAGCGGGTGATGAAGAAGAAGGGCGACCCGGCGAACGCCGAGCCGGTCCTGCTCGGCATCACCAAGGCCTCGCTGACCACGCAGTCGTTCATCTCGGCGGCCTCCTTCCAGGAGACCACCCGGATCCTGACCGACGCGGCGATCCGCGGCGCCAAGGACGACCTGAAGGGGCTGAAGGAGAACATCATCATCGGCCACCTGATTCCGGCCGGCACCGGTCACTACCGGTACGTCGACCTGGAAATCCAGCCGCCGGCGGGCTTCGAGCCGCCGCCGCCGGTTGAGGTCGTGGAGGAGGCGCCGGTGCCCGATGTCGCCCTGCTGATCGGGGATGAGATCGAGGTCTGA
- a CDS encoding 30S ribosomal protein S12 yields MPTINQLLRHGRQEPIYKGKAPHLQGNPQKRGVCTRVYTTTPKKPNSALRKVAKVRLVNGIEVIAYIPGEGHNLQEHSIVLIRGGRVKDLPGVRYHILRGTLDAAGVNDRRQSRSKYGAKRPKAGAVAAKGKGGKK; encoded by the coding sequence ATGCCGACGATCAATCAGCTGCTCCGCCATGGTCGCCAGGAGCCCATCTACAAGGGCAAGGCGCCGCACCTTCAGGGAAACCCGCAGAAGCGCGGGGTTTGCACGCGCGTCTACACCACCACCCCGAAGAAGCCGAACTCGGCGCTCCGGAAGGTGGCCAAGGTGCGCCTGGTGAACGGCATCGAAGTGATCGCGTACATCCCGGGCGAAGGCCACAACCTGCAGGAACACTCGATCGTCCTGATCCGGGGCGGCCGTGTGAAGGACTTGCCGGGTGTGCGCTACCACATTCTCCGCGGCACCCTTGACGCCGCCGGCGTCAATGACCGCCGTCAGAGCCGTTCGAAGTACGGCGCCAAGCGGCCGAAGGCCGGCGCAGTGGCAGCCAAGGGCAAGGGAGGTAAGAAGTGA
- the rpsG gene encoding 30S ribosomal protein S7, producing MSRRTKAVKRVVPPDPRYDSQTVSKFVSNLMFDGKKSLAESIFYGAMDMIEERTGQPGVAVFKQAVNNAKPAVEVKSRRVGGASLQVPVEVRPERRTALAMRWLISYARARGEKTMAERLAAELILASKGEGNTIKKKDDTHRMAEANRAFAHYRW from the coding sequence GTGAGTCGTCGCACCAAGGCCGTGAAGCGCGTCGTCCCGCCGGATCCGCGGTACGATTCCCAGACGGTATCGAAGTTCGTCAGCAACCTGATGTTCGACGGGAAGAAGTCGCTGGCCGAGAGCATTTTCTACGGCGCGATGGACATGATCGAAGAGCGCACCGGGCAGCCGGGCGTGGCCGTGTTCAAGCAGGCCGTGAACAACGCCAAGCCGGCCGTCGAAGTGAAGAGCCGCCGCGTTGGCGGTGCCTCGCTCCAGGTCCCTGTCGAAGTGCGGCCGGAGCGTCGGACCGCGTTGGCGATGCGCTGGTTGATCTCGTATGCCCGCGCCCGTGGTGAGAAGACGATGGCGGAGCGGCTTGCCGCCGAGCTGATCCTCGCCTCGAAGGGCGAAGGCAACACGATCAAGAAGAAGGACGATACGCACCGCATGGCGGAAGCGAACCGGGCCTTCGCGCACTATCGCTGGTAG
- the fusA gene encoding elongation factor G, translating to MARHTPIQFYRNIGIMAHIDAGKTTTTERILYYTGKSHKIGEVHDGAATMDWMEQEQERGITITSAATTCFWTRHGESDSTGTGEEHRINIIDTPGHVDFTVEVERSLRVLDGCVALLDSVAGVEPQTETVWKQADRYRVPRMIFANKMDRVGANFDRCLAMIKDRLSRRAFALQIPVGSGETFTGHIDVITRRQYIFDDSTMGKKFQVVDCPAEYLEVVNAARHAAIEAAVEYDDAVMEKYLGGEELTVDEIHNAIRKATIAMEFVPVLCGASFKNKGVQALLDCVIDYLPSPVDVPPIEGHAPGDEEKKLARPATDDAPFAALAFKIATDPFVGRLTFFRVYSGKLEAGSYVYNATKDKRERTSRLLQMHANKREEISEVLAGDIGAAIGLKDTRTGDTLCDADNPVILESMKFPEPVIDVAIEPKSKADQDKLAIAMQKLAEEDPTFRVRTDPETSQTIIAGMGELHLEILVDRMRREFKVEANVGRPQVAFRETITKAVQNVEGKFVRQSGGKGQFGHVVINCEPGDQGTGFTFVDKIVGGVVPREFIKPAEAGMREALENGVLAGYPMVDVKATLVFGSYHDVDSSEMAFKIAGSMAIKEAVRMAGPIILEPIMEVEVVCPEDFLGAVIGDLSSRRGKIGGMTQRGESQVVAGHVPLAEMFGYSTTLRSATQGRAVYTMQFAHYEEVPKAVAEQIIAKNAGRDVVRS from the coding sequence ATGGCGCGACATACACCGATCCAGTTCTATCGCAACATCGGCATCATGGCCCATATCGACGCCGGGAAGACGACGACGACTGAGCGCATCCTCTATTACACGGGGAAGAGCCACAAGATCGGCGAAGTCCACGATGGCGCCGCGACGATGGACTGGATGGAGCAGGAGCAGGAGCGCGGGATCACGATCACGTCGGCCGCGACCACGTGTTTCTGGACGCGCCATGGCGAGAGCGACTCGACCGGGACGGGCGAGGAGCACCGCATCAACATCATCGACACGCCGGGCCACGTCGACTTCACCGTCGAAGTGGAGCGCTCGCTGCGCGTCCTCGATGGCTGCGTCGCGCTGCTCGACTCGGTCGCCGGTGTCGAGCCGCAGACCGAGACGGTGTGGAAGCAGGCCGACCGCTATCGCGTGCCGCGGATGATCTTCGCGAACAAGATGGACCGCGTCGGCGCGAACTTCGACCGCTGCCTGGCGATGATCAAGGACCGCCTGAGCCGCCGTGCGTTCGCCCTGCAGATCCCGGTCGGGTCGGGTGAGACGTTCACCGGCCACATCGACGTGATCACGCGCCGCCAGTACATCTTCGACGACTCGACGATGGGCAAGAAGTTCCAGGTCGTCGACTGTCCCGCCGAGTACCTCGAGGTCGTCAACGCGGCGCGGCATGCCGCGATCGAAGCGGCCGTCGAGTACGATGACGCGGTGATGGAGAAGTACCTGGGCGGCGAGGAGTTGACGGTCGACGAGATCCACAACGCGATCCGCAAGGCGACGATCGCGATGGAGTTCGTCCCGGTGCTCTGCGGCGCCTCGTTCAAGAACAAGGGCGTCCAGGCGCTGCTCGACTGCGTCATCGACTACCTGCCGAGCCCGGTCGACGTGCCGCCGATCGAAGGCCATGCCCCGGGCGACGAAGAGAAGAAGCTCGCCCGCCCGGCGACCGACGACGCGCCGTTCGCGGCGCTGGCGTTCAAGATCGCGACCGACCCGTTCGTCGGCCGCTTGACGTTCTTCCGCGTCTACTCGGGCAAGCTCGAGGCCGGCAGCTACGTCTACAACGCCACCAAGGACAAGCGGGAGCGGACGTCGCGCCTGCTGCAGATGCACGCCAACAAGCGTGAAGAAATTTCCGAGGTGCTGGCCGGCGACATCGGCGCGGCGATCGGCCTCAAGGACACCCGGACGGGCGACACGCTCTGCGATGCCGACAATCCGGTCATCCTCGAGTCGATGAAGTTCCCGGAGCCGGTCATCGACGTGGCGATCGAGCCGAAGTCGAAGGCCGACCAGGACAAGCTCGCGATCGCGATGCAGAAGCTGGCCGAGGAGGATCCGACGTTCCGCGTGCGGACCGACCCGGAGACCTCGCAGACGATCATCGCCGGCATGGGCGAGCTCCACCTGGAAATCCTGGTGGACCGCATGCGCCGCGAGTTCAAGGTCGAGGCCAACGTCGGCCGTCCGCAGGTGGCCTTCCGCGAGACGATCACCAAGGCCGTGCAGAACGTCGAAGGGAAGTTCGTCCGGCAGTCGGGCGGCAAGGGCCAGTTCGGCCACGTCGTCATCAACTGCGAGCCGGGTGACCAGGGCACCGGCTTCACCTTCGTCGACAAGATTGTCGGCGGCGTGGTGCCGCGCGAGTTCATCAAGCCGGCCGAAGCGGGCATGCGCGAGGCCCTCGAGAACGGCGTCCTCGCCGGCTACCCGATGGTCGACGTGAAGGCGACGCTGGTGTTCGGCTCGTACCACGACGTCGACTCGAGCGAAATGGCGTTCAAGATCGCCGGCTCGATGGCGATCAAGGAAGCGGTCCGCATGGCCGGCCCGATCATCCTCGAGCCGATCATGGAAGTCGAAGTGGTCTGCCCCGAGGACTTCCTCGGCGCGGTCATCGGCGACCTCTCGTCGCGGCGCGGCAAGATCGGCGGCATGACGCAGCGCGGCGAGTCGCAGGTCGTCGCCGGCCACGTCCCGCTCGCCGAGATGTTCGGCTACTCGACCACGTTGCGCAGCGCGACGCAGGGCCGGGCGGTCTACACGATGCAGTTCGCGCACTACGAGGAAGTCCCGAAGGCGGTGGCCGAGCAGATCATCGCGAAGAACGCCGGCCGGGACGTGGTGCGGTCGTAA